In Marinobacter sp. M3C, the genomic stretch CGAAATTTGGTGCGTTTTGGTTGCAGCATAAGAGTGCCCCTTTACTTAGAACCTTTCTTCCCAGAGGCTTTCTTGTCAGCACGGACTTGTTCCATACCACCAAGAATCTCACCTTTGAAGATCCATACCTTGACGCCGATTACGCCGTAAGTGGTATGCGCTTCGTAGGTCCCGTAATCAATATCTGCACGTAATGTGTGCAGCGGAACACGACCTTCGCGATACCACTCGGAACGGGCAATTTCAGCTCCCCCGAGACGACCGCCAACCTGAATCTTGATGCCCTTGGCGCCTTGGCGCATGGCGTTCTGTACCGCGCGCTTCATAGCACGACGGAACATCACACGACGCTCCAACTGACCGGCAACGTTTTGCGCTACCAAACGGGCATCCAGGTCCGGCTTGCGGACTTCTTCGATGTTGATGTGCACAGGCACACCCATCATGTCGCTAACTTCACGACG encodes the following:
- the rpsC gene encoding 30S ribosomal protein S3, whose product is MGHKVNPIGFRLGVIKEHNSVWYADKKDYAKNLLNDIQVREFLDKRLVKASVSKIVIERPAQNARITIHTARPGIVIGKKGEDVDRLRREVSDMMGVPVHINIEEVRKPDLDARLVAQNVAGQLERRVMFRRAMKRAVQNAMRQGAKGIKIQVGGRLGGAEIARSEWYREGRVPLHTLRADIDYGTYEAHTTYGVIGVKVWIFKGEILGGMEQVRADKKASGKKGSK